Proteins encoded within one genomic window of Hallerella porci:
- a CDS encoding PHP domain-containing protein — protein MFKPEYAEIHYKFKLPWSLLYKKEPEIIVDAPFQIVPGKSVKLFLIIREGNRFPVFLKNFSADFICGKTRIRKWQPLNELVNSAFRFIEIDCGKMPAGNYTVETQVQIKINGKEKCIHRFNLSGLTTTPLRICVLQNPIPKPAGFIAGETHAHTYISADPVEFGASPAVLQKAAKSVGLDFVFCTDHSYDFAFDENDYMIRADANVRFEKLRKEIAALAPSPSLIAGEEISAGNSQNKNVHLLFPGNPFYVPGEGDCGRKWLNNKPTLSIAEIVNKTNLPCIAAHPKETMSRLERFIFRRGDWSANDLQKNSKNPIVALEFWNGSRDAGFYRGKNFWISELEKGNFILPFGGNDAHGDLNEFTGVQIPLFRLKRSHAHIFGKVRTVLFGENPLKLFCGMNLYVTDGPALWWTTSQSEVTFHFLSNSDFGSQKSIRIFGKKFSDEKEKEIEKIDFQKISEFELTISLARKDFQYLRAEAETENGNFALTSACPANADNVHT, from the coding sequence ATGTTCAAGCCGGAATACGCCGAAATTCATTACAAATTCAAACTTCCTTGGTCGCTGCTTTACAAAAAAGAGCCCGAAATTATTGTTGATGCGCCCTTTCAAATCGTCCCCGGAAAATCGGTAAAACTTTTTCTCATTATCCGCGAAGGCAATCGCTTTCCCGTTTTTCTCAAAAATTTTTCGGCGGATTTTATCTGCGGAAAAACGCGCATTCGCAAATGGCAACCGTTAAACGAATTGGTCAATTCTGCATTTCGTTTTATCGAAATCGATTGCGGGAAAATGCCCGCGGGAAATTATACTGTCGAAACTCAAGTTCAAATAAAAATCAACGGCAAAGAAAAATGCATTCACCGATTTAATTTAAGCGGACTTACGACGACTCCGCTCCGCATTTGCGTTTTACAAAATCCGATTCCAAAACCCGCAGGATTTATCGCAGGCGAAACGCATGCGCACACTTACATTTCGGCTGACCCCGTTGAATTTGGCGCATCGCCCGCCGTTCTACAAAAAGCCGCAAAATCCGTCGGCTTGGATTTTGTTTTTTGCACCGATCATTCTTACGATTTTGCCTTTGACGAAAACGATTATATGATTCGCGCCGATGCGAATGTGCGCTTTGAAAAATTGCGAAAAGAAATCGCTGCACTTGCGCCATCGCCAAGCCTCATTGCGGGCGAAGAAATTTCTGCGGGAAATTCACAAAACAAAAATGTGCATTTGCTTTTTCCCGGAAATCCATTTTATGTTCCCGGCGAAGGCGACTGCGGCAGAAAATGGTTAAACAATAAGCCGACTCTTTCAATTGCAGAAATCGTAAACAAAACAAATTTGCCATGCATCGCTGCCCATCCAAAAGAAACGATGAGCCGTTTAGAACGCTTTATTTTTCGACGCGGCGATTGGAGCGCGAACGATTTACAAAAGAATTCGAAAAATCCGATTGTCGCTTTAGAATTTTGGAACGGTTCTCGCGACGCGGGATTTTACCGCGGAAAAAATTTTTGGATTTCGGAACTTGAAAAAGGAAATTTCATTTTACCCTTTGGCGGAAACGACGCACACGGCGATTTGAATGAATTCACCGGCGTTCAAATTCCGCTTTTCCGATTAAAACGTTCGCACGCACACATTTTTGGCAAAGTGCGCACAGTCCTTTTTGGCGAAAATCCGCTGAAACTTTTCTGCGGAATGAATTTATATGTAACCGATGGACCTGCGCTCTGGTGGACTACTTCTCAATCCGAAGTTACTTTCCATTTTTTAAGCAACTCGGACTTCGGAAGTCAAAAATCGATTCGCATTTTTGGGAAAAAATTTTCCGACGAAAAAGAAAAGGAAATCGAAAAAATCGATTTCCAAAAAATTTCTGAATTTGAATTAACGATTTCTCTTGCGCGAAAAGATTTTCAATATCTACGCGCTGAAGCCGAAACCGAAAACGGAAATTTTGCGCTTACAAGTGCCTGCCCTGCGAACGCAGATAACGTTCATACATAA